ATTTCACTTTGTCCTCCGCCTGAAATCGCTATACTAACCAACATTTGAATAAAATGACCGCCGAATCCGAGATCATCCGCAAACCTTACAGTTGTGCAGTATAGTTCCAATGCTTCAGAGAATTTATTATTATTCTCTAAATCAATGCCTAATATAATTACAATATAGCTTGTTAGTTGTCTTGGAACAGACAACATAGTACTTGAAATTTCTTCTCGTGGTTGAAATATCGGCTTTAAGTTTTCAGCATTAACACCTTTCTTTAATAAATTAACATTGGCAGTATATGATTTTGCCCATTTTACCAACTCATCATTCATCGGTTCAGATCGCTCATAAACACTATTGTATAATACGTCTTGGAAATCATCCGGCACATCAATTTTCTTAGCAATGGCCAACTTATAATACTCCGCTGCATTGCCTGGCACGGCCGGGCCGAACAGCGGCGGGCGCTTGTATTCCTTCTTCTCCCATTCGACGATGCGCTTTTCCAAATCAGCCGAGAGCTCCTTCATCCGGGCCGTCGCCTGCAGGAACCGGACATAATGATAACCGACAAACACCAGGACCACCGCCACGATGCCCAAGCCTATATAAAGCAGTTTCTTTTTCATAATTACTCCTAACCTCGAGTAGGCCTATTCATCCACCTGAACAGCAAGTACCCTCCTAACAGTCCATAGGTTACACCAGAAATAATGTACATGACAAATCCATTCAGCCCCAACCCTAACAATCCAAACAAAAGCATACAGCAATACCCCGGCAGGTATAAGATGAAATCCAGGATAAGTACAATTATAGGCATGTGCTCTACCCCAAGCGGGGAACTCATCTTATAGCTGCCTAACGCCAAGACAAATAGGAAATGAACAACTCCTACTACCATGGACAACCTCAAGAATTCCTCTTTGGGATTGATAATGTTCTTGGCGGCTATCTTTTGGGCGATATCCTGGGCAATCTCTGACGGGCCTTCACCGATCTGGGAGGCATCAGCCGGAATGACGATGTCTTTGCCGCACTTGGGGCATTGACCGGTCTCGCCGGCCATCAAGAACTTGAATTCCACCTCATTGGCGCACTTGGGACAGTTGAATTTCAGTGCCATATAAATTTACTATTTATTCGCCTTCGCCTTGCTCAGCACCAGCAGTCGGACAACATCATTAAGCGTCAATAGCTTATTTGGTTCGGGCGCATGTTTAGGCCGCCATCTTATGCTGTCAATAATTAACCATTCAAGGTCGCTTTCAAGCGGAGCGCTGTCTGCTCCAGTCTTGAGATTGATCATCTTATCATCCGGCCGGATTTGTCCGGCATTGACCCCAAGCACCTTGGCGATTTCGTTCCAAGCCGCATAGAAAGCATCTTGCGGAACGTTACTACCGTTATAAAAACGGTCATATATTTCGCTGGTGGAAAGTATCTCCCTGCCCCTAAGATAAGCCCGGCGCCTGGACCGGACCACCCACTTTCGGATATTAATAAACGCTACCACGCTTACTATCAGCACAATCCAAAATAGAAGCTTACTATTAAAATCCATATCACTTCTTAATCTTTAGAATCCTCTGTATCTCTGCGACTAATTCTGCTGCGTATACTTCTTTTCTTCGTGCCCTCTGCGCCTCTGTGGCTAATACTATCTTAAGAACTTACTCATCATTGACTTGGGCATCTTGCCCATATTCTTCATCATCTTCTGCATCTCGTTGAACTGTTTGAGAAGTGAGTTAATCTCGGCCACGCTGGTACCGCTGCCCTTGGAGATGCGCAGTTTGCGCTTGCCGTCCAGGATGTCCGGCTCGGTCCGCTCCTTGGGCGTCATCGACTGGATTATCGCCTCTATCCGTTTCAACTGCTTGTCGTCCATATCCACATTCTTAAGCGCCCCGCCGATGCCCGGTATCATAGCCATCAGGTCCTTGAGGGAGCCCATCTTCTTTATCTGCTGTAACTGGTCCAGGAAGTCCTGCAAATCCAGTTTATTCTTGAGCATCTTGTCCTGAAGTTTCTTGGCCTGGTCTTCGTCCATCACCGACTGCGCCTTTTCCACCAGCGAGACCACGTCACCCATACCCAAGATGCGCGATGCCATCCGGTCCGGGTGAAACTCCTCAAAATTATCCATCTTCTCGCCGATACCAACAAACTTGATGGGCTTCAAGGTGACGGCCTTGATGGACAGGGCCGCGCCGCCCCGGGCGTCGCCGTCCAGCTTGGTCAGAATCACGCCGCCCAATGGCAATTGCTCATTGAAGGCCTTGGCGCTGTTGACCGCGTCCTGCCCGGTCATGGCATCAGCCACCAGGAATATATGGTTCGGGCTGGTCCGGCGGTTAATTTCCTTGAGCTCATCCATCAGCTCTTCGTTTATATGCAGACGTCCGGCCGTATCCAATATGACCACATCGAGGTTATTGGTTATTGCATGTTTAACAGCCTGAGCGCAAATACGCGGCGGCGGACCCATTTCCTCGGAATATACCGGGATATTTAGCTGTTTGCCCAACGACTTTAACTGGTCAACGGCGGCCGGCCGCTGGATATCCGCGGCCACCAGTAACGGACGCTTGCCCTTCTTGATAAGAAACTTGGCCAACTTTGCGCAGGTGGTGGTCTTGCCGCAACCCTGAAGACCGGCCATCATTATCACGGTCGGCGGCTGTGAGGCAAACTGTAAACTAGCATCTACTGCCCCGCCCATCAGGGTGACCAGCTCGTCGTGGACTATCTTGATTATCTGCTGAGCCGGCGAGATGCTCTGGATGACCTCCTGACCTATGGCCCGCTTAGTGACGCGGTCAATGAAGTCCTTAACGACCTTGTAATTAACGTCGGCCTCAAGCAAAGCCATGCGCACTTCGCGCAGGCCATCCTGGATATTGGACTCAGTCAGCTTGCCCCGGCCGGCCAGCTTGCGGAACGCGGCTTGGAGTTTTTCGGTGATATTATCAAACATATTATTTTTGCCACTGAGTCACAGAGCACACAGAAAAACAAATTATTATAAAGACCTCCGTGATCTCTGTGGCTAACGTATTATTCATCGGCAGCAGATACCTTATCAGATACACGTTTAATGTTGGCTCCTAAGGCGATGAGTTTCTGCTCTATCTTCTCATAACCGCGGTCGATATGGTAAACGCGCTGAACCTCGGTAGTGCCTTTGGCTACCATAGCGGCCAGGACCAGAGCGGCCGATGCCCTGAGGTCGGACGCCATCACCGGCGCGCCCAGAAGATGCTTGACGCCCTGGATGATGGAATAAGCCGCCTCTTTACGGATGCGCGCGCCCATGCGGTTGAGTTCGGCCACATGCATAAACCGGTCCGGATAAATCTTTTCAGTAATTATACTGATGCCATCTGCCAACGCCAGCAAGACCATCACCTGAGCCTGCATATCGGTCGGGAAACCCGGATACGGCAACGTGGCCACATCCACGGGTTTGATGTATTTAACGCGTGACACCCGGCACTCGGTATTTGATACACGGGTAACGGTTACGCCCATATCCTTGTACTTATCCAGCACAGCGACCAGATGGTCAAGCCGGCAGTTCTTGATGGTCATATTATCGCCCAGCAAAGCGCCGGCGGTGATGAACGTGCCAGCCTCTATCCGGTCAGGAATAACCGTATAGGTCGTGCCCTTAAGCAACTTGACGCCTTCTATCTCCAGCCGGTGCGTACCGATACCTTTAATCTTAGCGCCCATCTTGACCAAGAAGTTAGACAGGTCCTGGACCTCCGGCTCGCAGGCGGCGTTCTCGATAACGGTCCGACCTTTGGCCAGCACCGCCGCCATCAGCACATTGGCCGTGCCGGTAACGGTGGAACCGAATGTTCCGCCCAGATACATCTCACAGCCGACCAGCTTATCGGCCTTGCCGATAAGATATCCGTGTTCGTAATCAATGGTGGCACCGAGCATCTTGAGCCCTTTCTCATGTAAATCTATGGGCCGGACGCCGATGACGCAGCCGCCGGGCAGGGAAACCTTAGCCGTCCGGCGCTTGCCGATGAGCGGCCCAAGCACGCAGAACGACGCCCGCATAGTCTTGACCAATTCGTAGCGGGCTGTGGAGTTCTTTTCATTCTTGACCTCTGTCTCGATATCACCGTTGGGCTTGCGTTCCACGTCAACGCCCAGCTCGCGCAGGATTTTGGCAAGCACTTCTACGTCGGAAAGGTTGGGCACGCCCTTGATAACGCATTGGCCTTTAGCCAGAAGCGTCGCGGCCAGGATGGGCAGCGCCGCATTCTTGGAACCGCTGACGGTGACCGAGCCCTTGAGAAGTGAACCGCCTTTGATGATGAATTTGTCCATAATTTACTCCTGTATACTATATACTGTGTCCTATATATTTTGTAACAATCACTCTTTCAATTCCATTATAATCTTGTATCGTCTTTATGCTACCAAAGTATCCACTCTTGACAACTAATTTCTGGATATGCCTTAATTTATTATGGCCCATCTCCAGAATGACACGACCGCCGGGCTTGAGGTATTTCGGGGCTGAGGCGATTATTTCCTTGTAGAATGATAACCCACTGTCAATAGCAAACAAGGCCTGTTTGGGCTCATATCTGCGGACGCTCGGCATCAAGAGCCGGGCTTCCGAACGGGCCACATACGGCGGATTGGAGACAATCATATCAACCTTGCCTTCAAGGCGGTGTTTTCTAAACGCCTCAAATAGATTGCCGCGGCAGAATGTTATGAATTTAGAGACTTTATGATTGCGTGAATTCTGACCGGCAATAACCAGCGCCCGAGCGGAGATATCAGAGGCGTATATTTTTATCGCCGGATTATTTATGTGTTTGGCAATTGATACGGCAATATTCCCGGAACCAGTGCCTATGTCCATAACCACCGGCCGGGCAACTGTTTTCAGCGCGACCAGCGCCGCCTCGACCACAAACTCAGTCTCCGGCCTGGGTATCAGCACGCCCGGCTTGGTAACGAAGTCCAGCGACATAAACTCACGATGCCCTACAATATACGCCAGCGGATAATCACAACGGTACTGCTTCAGGTATTTATTAAACCGTTGTATGGTTTGCTTAGCCAACACCTTATCCGGATTCTTATATAGCTCTATCCGCTCGGCGCGTGGAGATATGCTATGGGCCAGGAGCGTTTCCACATCTATATTGCGGGACTTGTCCTTGGAATGCAAGCTACGTAAAATACCAGCAATGCTTACAGACATGTTTAATTCTTCGTATTCAATGTGTCCTTGGTTCCTTTGACCGCGCTCAGCCGCTCCTGCTTATCCACCTCTATCAGCTTGTCCACCATTTCGTCGATATTACCATCCATAAATTCGGGGAGATTATATACGGAGAAATTAATCCGATGGTCGGTGACGCGGCTCTGGGGAAAATTATAAGTGCGTATCTTCTCGCTCCGGTCGCCCGAACCTATCTGGGTCTTGCGTATGGTGTCGCGTTCCTTCTTGACCTTTGATGCCATGGCATCATAGATACGGGTGCGGAGCAACCTCATGGCCAGGTCGCGGTTGCGATGCTGTGAGCGCTCGGTCTGGCAAGCCACCACCGTCCCAGTCGGTATATGGGTCAAGCGAACGGCCGACGCGGTCTTATTGACGTGCTGTCCGCCCGGACCGCCGGCCGAATACGTATCCACCTTAAGGTCTTCGGTGCGGATTTCCAGCTCCACCTCTTCCGCCTCTGGCAGAACCGCCACGGTGCAGGCCGAGGTATGGATGCGCCCGCTGGCTTCGGTCTGCGGCACGCGCTGGACCCGATGCCCGCCGCTCTCGAACCTGAGGTGTTTATAAACGTCTTCGCCCTCTATGGAAAATGATGCGTCCTTAAACCCGCCCAGCCCGGTGGAACTGGTATCAATAAGCGTCATCTTCCAGTGCTTTTTGTCTATGTATTTAGAATACATCCTGAACAGCTCCGAAGCGAACAATGCCGCCTCCTCGCCGCCCGTGCCGGCCCGGATTTCCATAATCACGTTCCGGTTGGCATTCTCTTCATTGGCCAGGATCATTTCCTCTATCCGCGAAACAAGCTCCTGCTCCTTCTTGGCCAGCACTTCCAGCTCTTCTTTCATAAGCTGGTAAAAATCCGCCTCGTGACCCTGTTCGCCCAGAAGCACCGTTAACTCGGAAACCTGCTTGCGGATGTCACGAAGGGCCTGGAGCGGCGTGGCGAAGCGGATGAGTTTGCCACGCTCCTTCATCAAGGCCGAATACTTGGCCGGATTGGAAACCACATCCGGCTGGATGATAAGAGTCTCTATCTCCTCGTAACGCTTTAATATGTCAGACAGATTCTTTTCCATAGATTAAACACGCATACACAAAGATTGTCAAATGTGTTATAAGAAATGCAGCAGATAGTGCGTTGTGTTCGCGGAGCGGCATCCCGCCGTAGCGGGAGATGTAGAACAACCCTACATACTACATTCTACCTACTAATACCGGGCTAAGATTTCGGCGGTTCGTTGGTGGCAGCGCCGGTTGCTTCCGAGGCTACGCCCTTGGCAGCGTATTTCTTGCGGAATTTCTCCACCCGTCCGGCCGTATCAATGAACTTCTCCTTGCCGGTATAAAACGGATGGCATTTAGAACAGATTTCCACGCCAATCTTTTCCTTGGTGGAACGGGTCTTGAACGTCTCGCCGCAACCGCAGGTCACGACAGTTTCCATATATTTCGGATGAATCTTTTCCTGCATAATATAAACTCCTTTAGAATCTTAATAATCAGCCGTTTCTTTTACTATAAACCACTATCTTTGTCAAGATATTTGGATATGCCGGGTTAAAATTTATATTGATGCTTAGCCTTTACCAATTCCATTATTAAATAGTCCAAATCAGCCCTGCTATGCAGTGCGCTTAATGTAATCCTGAGCCGGCTCTTGTCGGCTGGCACGGTAGGCGGGCGAATGGCCGGGATAAACATACCCTGGCGCCAGAGATGCTCTGATATCTTAAGCGTCTTCTTGGGGTCGCCTATCAAAATCGGAATAATCGGGCTGGCCGAGCCTTGGAAATCAAATCCATATTTGATTAAGCGGCTCTTTACATAATCCGTCTTGTCCCATAACTGTTTTCGCAATCCGGGCTTGGCCCGAATAACCTCCAGTGCCGCTACAGCGGCAGCGCAGTCGGCCGGCGGCAATGCCGTGGTGAATATGAACGGACGGCCCTTGCTCCTGATATAAGCGATAAAATCCTTTGTGCCGGTGACAAATCCGCCCATGACGCCAGCGGCCTTGCTCAAGGTCCCGATACTAATATCTATCTTGACCGATAAGCCCAGGTGTTCGGCCAGCCCCCTGCCGTGCTTGCCGAAAACCCCGGTCGCGTGCGCCTCGTCGACAATAGTATAGCATCTGTATTTCTTAGCTAGTCTGACAATATCGGCCAGCGGAGCGGCGTCGCCGTCCATGCTAAAGATAGCATCGGTAATGATGTAACGCTGTGATTTGGGATTTGAGATATGGGATTTGTGCGTAAGCAAGGATTCCAGATGATCGACATCGCGGTGTCGATAAACGAATGATTTGGCTCTGGTCAGGCGGATGGCATCTATCAGGCTGGCGTGGTTGAGCTCGTCACTAAAAACCACATCGCCTTCCTTTATCAACGTGGTAATGACTGCCAGATTAGCCACGAAACCAGAAGTAAACAAAAGCGCTTCCGCCGCGCCTTTAAATCGAGCAATAGCTTTTTCCAGCTGATAATGCGGCGTCTGCGTGCCGGCCATCAGGCGCGAGGCGCCGGAACCAACGCCAAACCGCTCCAGGGCCTTCCGGCCAGCACGGCGTAAATCCGGATGCTGGGACAAGCCGAGATAATCATTGGAACAAAACGAGATGTACCACCTACCGCCTATCTTCACCTTAGCGCCGTTTATGGCACTGATGGTTCTGAACTGCCGGAGCAGTCCGGCCTGACGTAGCTGGCTAATCTGTTGGCTGATAAAATCCATATACGACAAAGTTCAGTGCTTCATTCCCAGGTTATCCAACATCCTTAAATCATCTTCCACCTGGCGCCCGGGCTGGGTGAGGTATCCGCCTATCATCATGCCGGTGGCGCCGGCGTAGAATATCCACGACTGCATATCGCCCAGGTTCTTCTCCCGCCCGGCGCAGATACGGATATCCTTAGCCGGCAGGATATACCTGTAAACGGCGATAATCCTGAGTATCTCCTGCGGCCCAAGCGGTTTAACTTCGGCCATCGACGTGCCTTTAATGGAAATGAGGAAATTAAGCGGTATCGATTCCACATCCAGTTCCCGCAGGGTCAAAGCCATCTCTATCCGGTCCGACCAGCCCTCGCCCAGTCCGAATATCCCGCCGCTGCAAACCCTTAGGCCGGCATCCTTAAGGTTGCGGATGGTCTCTATGCGCTCATCATAAGAATGCGTGGAACAAACCTGCTTGAAATACCGGCGCGAGGTTTCCAGATTATGATGCGCTTTACTGAGTCCGGCTGCTTTGAGCCTGAGAATGTTCTCCCGGCTCATCCGGCCGAGCGAACCGCAAACGTATGGGTTGCCTTTATTAACAGGATATTCGGAAGAAAGATTACGGACACTCTCGGCGATGCCGGATATCTCATCATTATCCAGCGTATTGCCGCTGGTGACGATGCTGAACCCGTGCGCGCCTATCTCCTTGCTCCGCTGGTAACCCTTGCGGATTTCCGACTCCGGCATCAGCGGGTAAACATCGGCCTGGCTGTTATGGTGAACCGATTGGGCGCAGAACTTACAGTCCTCGGAACAGGCGCCGCTTTTGGCGTTGATAATGGAGCAAAGATGAACCTTATCCTGATGAAAATGCTGCCGGATGGCATTGGCGCCGTGAAGCAGCTCCCAGAGCTCGGCCTTGTCCGAGGCCAGGAACTGCGCGGCCGTCTGGTCTATCTGCCTGCCGGAAATAATATCTTTGACAATAGAGTCAATATTCATAATAAACAGGTTAATTAGCCAAGATGTTACTGTATATGCTACCTACTTGTATTAATTACCGGCGGATTGGCAAGGATTTTTGCATCTGTGAACTGAGCCTTGATGGGAGTGACAGAAATATAGCCTTCGTGAACGGACTCGATATCGGAATGGACATGTTCCGGATGAATTCTGGGACGGCGGCGAAAGACGGACAACTCCGGCCCGGCCTTCATCCAGAAATATAAACGGCCTCTCGGGTCTATGCCCTTGACAAACCGCTCCCTGACCAGGCGCATATCCTGGCAGGTAAAACGGATACCCTTGATTTTAGAAACCGGCCGGTAGGGAATATTGATATTAAAGACGCTGCCCGGCTCGGGACGGGTCTTGAGTATGTCCATGATAACCTTATATGCGGCCCGGATAAACGGCGCGAAATCCATCCGGGCGGGCATTTCCCTGGGCCGCTCAACCGAGACGGCAAAAGAGGTTATGCCCCAAAAGGACGCCTCAATCGCCGCGGCAACGGTGCCAGAATAAAAGATATCCAGCCCCAGATTAGCCCCGAGGTTAATGCCGGAAACTACCATATCCGGACGGCGCTTAAGATAATGCCCCAGCGCCAGCTTGACGCAATCGGCCGGAGTGCCCTTGACGGCATAAATATAATCCCTGCCGCTGTTGCCGTAAGTTATTTTCTTTACGAAGATGGGCGAGAGTATAGAAATGGAATGGCTGATGGCGCTCTGCTCGAACAACGGCGCTATCACTGTAAGCTGATGTCTTTGCCTGAGGATATCCTTGAAGGTTACTAGCCCTTCGGTTTCCAATCCGTCGTCATTTGTAAGAAGGATTCGCATTCTTCAATCTATCCGGCTCATCGCGCTAACGGCCGCGATACAAACTATTCTTATGACAGCCACTCGGAACGATGCCTCTTGAACTGGGTCTGGAGCCGGGTTATCACCCGGGCGAAAATCTGGCTGACTCGCGATTCGGAAATATCTAGAATTAGCCCTATCTCCTTCATGGTCAGATCGTCGTCAAAATAGAGCTCCAAGACCAGGCGTTCTTTCTGAGAAACCCGGCTCTTGAGATACTCGACGATTTCCTTATTGATTACTTTCTTGTTGGAAAACTCGTCTTTGCGGCACTTGAGCACATCGCTGAACTCCATGCTCTGCTCGTTCTTTTCAGACCCGAGCGTGGCATTAAGCGAAAACATATTGAAGGCGCAGGCATCCTGGGCCATTTTATTGTATTCATCCAGGTTAAGGTTAAGGTTCTTGGCGATTTCAAAGTCGGTCGGCGCGCGGCCCAGTTTTTCCTGCAGATGCTTGCAGGAACGGCTGAGCTGATGCGAACGGGTCCTGACCAAACGCGGCACCCAGTCCATTTCGCGCAGTTCGTCGAGCATGGCGCCACGGATGCGGTTGACGCAATAAGTCTCGAACTTAATACCCCGGTCAAGGTCAAACAGCTTGATGGCATCCAACAAGCCGAATATCCCGGCCGAAGACAAATCCTGCACATCCACCGAACCGGGTAAATGCCCGGACATCTTTTCGGCCACCTGACGGACTATGGGCAGGTAAATCTTCACCAGCTGGTCGTGATATTGCTTGGCTCCGGTCCTTTTGAATTTCTCCCATAGCTTCCGTGTGTTTTGCTTATCCGCGAGTTTTGCCTGGGCCATGACCTCTTGAGCCGAACGCTCGGATACAAGTCCCGTCGCGACAGGCTGGTACTGTTCATCCATTAACAAGTGACCCCCGCCTCTTCTTATATCCTTTCGGTTTTCCATACTCGCGTCTCCTTCTTTTGCCCACTCTCGAGAAATTAAAATATAAAAATAAATCAGACCCGCAGGCCGTAGTGTCCGATCTTGTTTCTCAAAGTCTTTTCCGATATTTTCAGGGCTTCGGCCGTCATTCTCCGGTTCCCGCCGAAATGTTCCAGGTTCTGCTGAATGACTTCCTTCTCAATATCGTCTATGGTCTGTCCGACCAGCTCCGGATGCCCGTCCGGCTTAGCCTCGCCGTTGAGCCAGCCTGAAATATGGCTGGGCATAATCACGTCATCTCCGACCACGGTCATCATCCGCTCAACGATGTTGAAAAGCTCGCGGACATTGCCCGGCCAGCAGTACTTTTGCAGTAATTGAAAAGTATCCTTGTGTATCTCCTTGGTCTTTCGGCCCGGAGACAGCTTGTAAGTGATATAATGATGGATTAACGGGATAATGTCTTCCTTGTGGTCGCGCAAGGCCGGCAGGTGTATGGGGATGACGCTCAGGCGGTAATAAAGGTCCTCGCGGAAATGGCCGGACCTGGCCATCTCGATAAGATTGCGGTTCGAGGTGGCGACAATCCGGACATCCACTTTTTTGGTCATATTGCCGCCGACCCGTTCGAAAGATTTCTCGTCCAGCAACCGCAATAGCTTGCACTGGAAATTAGAATTAATCTCGCTAACTTCGTCCAGCACCACCGTACCCTTGTCGGCCGACTCAAACCGCCCAATGCGCGTAGCCTCGGCTCCGGTAAACGCGCCTTTCTCGTGCCCGAACAACTCGCTTTCAATCAGGGTATCCGAAAGCGCCGGGCAGGAGATAGGCACGTATGTTTTCTGGCAACGCGGGCTCAAGGAATGCAGCAGCTTGGCCGCCAGCCCCTTGCCGGTGCCGCTCTCGCCGGTTATCAGAACGGTGCTGTCGCACTGGGCCGCCTGTTTTATCTGCTCAAAAACGGATTCCAGCTGGGGCGTATCGTAAATGAAGGTAATGTCATCTATCTTGTATTGCATAGTTATTTATCTTCCTGGTCCAGAACCTTTTTAACTTCCAGGAGCGAACGATGCATCTTTAACCTGACCACGCGCATCAGCCGGTCGATGACGTCCTCGCCGTAAAGCCGGTGTCCGGCCGGCGTACGTTCCTCGGCATTTATCAGTCCCATCATGGTGTAGTTGTGGATGGTCTGGCGCGAGATATTGATGCCCTGCTTGGCCAGGTGATGGATGATTTCCTCTACCCGAAAAAGCTTCGACAATGTGGCTTTCATCTCTTTTCCTCTACCGTTCTTAGCCTTGGGTTTCATGGTTTATTCTTCCCAAGCCAAACATACTTTACGTTTCGTAAATTACGCCTGATAATATACGCTTCGTAAAAGTAGGTGTCAAGAAAAATATAGTATTTTTGGTGAAATATTTTATGGGGTAGGTGTCGGAATCGGCCGTTAAACCCTAAGAGTCAATCGCCCTAGCGCGCAGGTATCTTGCGGGTTACTTCGCGATAGCGCCCGTATTTTCCGTTCTGCATATTCTGCAGGAATTTGACCAGGTAAATTATTTCTTCCATTTGGCCGTATTTTTCCTGCAAATATTTAAGCGCCTGCTGAACCGTCTTTTTGGAGTGCCAGATGAGCTTGAATGCCTTCTCGATCGCCTCTACTTTCTCCTCGGAAAATCCGCGCCGTTCCAGCCCGATGGAATTGGGCGCCCGAACCTTGGCCGGATGTCCTTCGGCAATCATGAACGGAGGCACGTCCTGAATGACCCGAGCGATGCCGCCAATAAACGCGTGTTTGCCGATGGTCACAAAATGGTGCACACCGACCAGTCCGCCCAGCACGGCATAGTCCTCCACCCAAACATGTCCGCCCAGCTGGACACCGTTGGAAAGAATCGTATTACTGCCGATGATGCTGTCGTGCCCGACGTGGGCATAAGCCATCAGCAGGTTATTGTTGCCCAGGATGGTTTCTTCCTTATCTTTGGTGGTGCCGCAATGGACGGTCACGAATTCGCGGAAGGTATTGCCGTCGCCGATGGTCAGCCTGGTCGGCTCGCCCCGGTAAG
The genomic region above belongs to Candidatus Brocadiia bacterium and contains:
- a CDS encoding FliA/WhiG family RNA polymerase sigma factor, translating into MENRKDIRRGGGHLLMDEQYQPVATGLVSERSAQEVMAQAKLADKQNTRKLWEKFKRTGAKQYHDQLVKIYLPIVRQVAEKMSGHLPGSVDVQDLSSAGIFGLLDAIKLFDLDRGIKFETYCVNRIRGAMLDELREMDWVPRLVRTRSHQLSRSCKHLQEKLGRAPTDFEIAKNLNLNLDEYNKMAQDACAFNMFSLNATLGSEKNEQSMEFSDVLKCRKDEFSNKKVINKEIVEYLKSRVSQKERLVLELYFDDDLTMKEIGLILDISESRVSQIFARVITRLQTQFKRHRSEWLS
- a CDS encoding MerR family DNA-binding transcriptional regulator, translating into MKPKAKNGRGKEMKATLSKLFRVEEIIHHLAKQGINISRQTIHNYTMMGLINAEERTPAGHRLYGEDVIDRLMRVVRLKMHRSLLEVKKVLDQEDK
- a CDS encoding sigma-54 dependent transcriptional regulator, with translation MQYKIDDITFIYDTPQLESVFEQIKQAAQCDSTVLITGESGTGKGLAAKLLHSLSPRCQKTYVPISCPALSDTLIESELFGHEKGAFTGAEATRIGRFESADKGTVVLDEVSEINSNFQCKLLRLLDEKSFERVGGNMTKKVDVRIVATSNRNLIEMARSGHFREDLYYRLSVIPIHLPALRDHKEDIIPLIHHYITYKLSPGRKTKEIHKDTFQLLQKYCWPGNVRELFNIVERMMTVVGDDVIMPSHISGWLNGEAKPDGHPELVGQTIDDIEKEVIQQNLEHFGGNRRMTAEALKISEKTLRNKIGHYGLRV
- the lpxA gene encoding acyl-ACP--UDP-N-acetylglucosamine O-acyltransferase translates to MSKVHSTAIVHPKAQLDADVEVGPYTIIDENVVIGSGTKVAHHATVTGHTVLGKNNVVFPYAAIGTAPQDLTYRGEPTRLTIGDGNTFREFVTVHCGTTKDKEETILGNNNLLMAYAHVGHDSIIGSNTILSNGVQLGGHVWVEDYAVLGGLVGVHHFVTIGKHAFIGGIARVIQDVPPFMIAEGHPAKVRAPNSIGLERRGFSEEKVEAIEKAFKLIWHSKKTVQQALKYLQEKYGQMEEIIYLVKFLQNMQNGKYGRYREVTRKIPAR